The following coding sequences are from one Maniola jurtina chromosome 14, ilManJurt1.1, whole genome shotgun sequence window:
- the LOC123872062 gene encoding nematocyst expressed protein 4-like, whose amino-acid sequence MPVQVPYPIPVQVPYPMPVQVPYPMPVQVPYPMPVQVPYPMPVQVPYPMPVQVPYPMPVQVPYPMPVQVPYPMPVQVPYPMPVQVPYPMPVQVPYPMPVQVPYPMPVQVPYPMPVQVPYPMLVQVPYPMPVQLRN is encoded by the coding sequence ATGCCAGTTCAGGTGCCCTACCCAATTCCAGTTCAGGTGCCCTACCCAATGCCAGTTCAGGTGCCCTACCCAATGCCAGTTCAGGTGCCCTACCCAATGCCAGTTCAGGTGCCCTACCCAATGCCAGTTCAGGTGCCCTACCCAATGCCAGTTCAGGTGCCCTACCCAATGCCAGTTCAGGTGCCCTACCCAATGCCAGTTCAGGTGCCCTACCCAATGCCAGTTCAGGTGCCCTACCCAATGCCAGTTCAGGTGCCCTACCCAATGCCAGTTCAGGTGCCCTACCCAATGCCAGTTCAGGTGCCCTACCCAATGCCAGTTCAGGTGCCCTACCCAATGCCAGTTCAGGTGCCCTACCCAATGCTAGTTCAGGTGCCCTACCCAATGCCAGTTCAGCTTCGCAACTAA
- the LOC123871602 gene encoding androglobin-like, giving the protein MSKKDNGKRKVPIQIDPTECPFREFRDNELSPEFWGMGPAAFRAVHFGSTISKVAVKGGGDYVWVDEQTQPLPRSARQYLHGWVRAEELAMRRWNAETLVFEETGDGKMSVVDIQLSHTQVLLRSSFCRKVLCICYVLERVEGLVVEHQWENFVATIQPEGWRVRYHIYSPGLKPGGGQQHRPTLSKNGCYLVRLFYLGAWRCVWVSDLVPVDATDSPLLPFSPLLCQPPTKPGTKQSRVTVISKFVHLWPLLLCKALLKLAAPDMNSDEDTNLEDEPMPEFDVFHALTGAVNITYTFKDPDRVWNLLTSEVPIFSWDDDDESPTSTVKSKSIKKQPTKETAAVRRGSMTTILIEDTKNFPSYALPGITPGHEMSMLVLMARDLPLKKPLPEPDVQLWKTFRWVDWARRHGLYEAFDCPRTRFLKVNGLMKLSYAPHLLDVQSTESITYQFREEHDKPNQPPKKTVKELAAMATSATGQQLQKDELRQWVLYGPLQGSIKNISITYYPSMYQFASIASNPPSRISKVPQSKMVDVPAPKSAPLYLQIDGPNENVLRISLAMLHPRVLFNCGVPILDFIEPAYLILEVFEWFVDCELPVAKAYVETREYNSVEIVLPPGRHFCRIWVHSRMNWHAMFLSESSLLLGTRDVVQCAAVRECPWASRFLSNLGTAFSNWIRVNKSSLNMAANEKDFLKAYQPDLEWDAKVVGYDKALIHWMFKQALQSLLSKRLSPNEFRAVCTVLRSHFCDPDFGMPPKPKPPKSLRAVADMDPCDCVMPEVEEVEALEEENMTEEQVTEEKPLIDLETMNKLLSSPEPPSTSQICDLATEELPCGVLKAERDKIIRRHEAATCIQAHWRGAWARKCMTDHLLITTDVMKMIMENAFGNLEALSALMNEFFLMYPGAKYAYSVASALSGVIGLHQYNGTSSITSKCKWIPYFQGVFYCHAPVKVHLDLQSSLPYCTVAVYDNDDGKQMPQVYNAHITFHFEPNDNGYTIMGHGTLNEPPDTSSEVNWQLTVLSSTADVFHICDNDIDSCKELYLPQSNKLHIDEVFIPNSRNILGGVQISVQRQEYVSFRAAATSPELEMEAILYSTSSEGVSQELGRCSGIGELYWPYIKLESANVTFSSRSVKIHSTANFSLVQRDAVFASARSLKTHKAGGKTKSTTKIKDVKPLEPKQYTIKVIAPNGWPLTLDQWTRVNEVRNMHEEEKLDIIASKKPMSKDRGGSAKDKVLALLYQPQPGDAYVELECSLAAGGGSQAKRDDERDLQFAAERKSWDMHEPGRNLRGSQIRKDFRAEFLEIALQPPSPSLRTVTEETYSELEGEQKSKQLISEDIRLSPNQQGPTPVTESEFLENMSTESEEETKYLTMPEQLKDKFIPLYYVPLCTKEIEEERVILTPQLLEEAQKTRHIDREAALQRMRDLQAYNETYVLGRQKHRCQLLEKLFVDSQWNPELSQVLEERDEAIAREALNRTLSAATKKKMEAKKK; this is encoded by the exons GTCGAACACCAGTGGGAGAACTTTGTGGCCACCATACAACCTGAGGGTTGGAGGGTGCGCTACCATATCTACTCCCCAGGGTTGAAGCCGGGGGGAGGGCAACAGCATCGACCCACTTTATCCAAAAATG GTTGCTACCTCGTCCGGCTCTTCTACCTTGGTGCCTGGCGCTGCGTGTGGGTGAGTGACCTGGTGCCAGTGGACGCCACGGACTCTCCTCTCCTGCCGTTCTCTCCGCTTCTCTGCCAGCCGCCAACAAAGCCAGGCACCAAGCAATCTCGCGTTACTGTTATTTCTAAGTTCGTGCATCTCTGGCCACTGCTGCTTTGCAAG gcGCTGCTGAAACTCGCCGCGCCTGATATGAATTCAGATGAGGACACTAATTTGGAAGATGAACCAATGCCGGAGTTTGATGTGTTTCACGCCTTAACTGGGGCTGTGAACATAACCTATACTTTTAAGG ATCCTGATCGGGTATGGAACCTTCTAACATCAGAGGTCCCGATATTTTcgtgggatgatgatgatgaaagccCCACCAGTACAGTCAAGTCCAAAAGCATCAAGAAGCAGCCCACTAAAGAGACTGCAGCAGTGAGG CGCGGTTCCATGACGACAATTCTCATCGAAGACACGAAGAATTTTCCTTCCTACGCTCTCCCGGGAATCACTCCAGGGCATGAGATGAGTATGCTAGTTTTGATGGCCAGGGATCTACCCTTGAAGAAACCTTTGCCTGAACCTG ATGTTCAATTATGGAAAACATTCAGATGGGTGGACTGGGCTCGACGGCATGGATTGTACGAAGCATTTGACTGTCCACGCACAAGATTCTTGAAAGTGAACGGTCTTATGAAACTCTCGTATGCTCCGCACTTATTGGATGTTCAGAGCACTGAGTCG ATTACATACCAATTCAGAGAAGAACATGACAAACCTAATCAACCACCAAAGAAGACTGTTAAGGAACTGGCGGCCATGGCCACGTCAGCCACTGGTCAGCAATTACAGAAGGATGAATTACGGCAATGGGTGTTATATGGGCCG CTACAAGGATCAATAAAAAACATCAGCATCACATACTACCCGTCGATGTATCAATTTGCTTCGATAGCCAGCAATCCACCATCACGAATATCAAAAGTACCTCAAAGCAAAATGGTGGACGTGCCAGCACCAAAATCAGCACCTTTGTACCTCCAAATCGACGGACCAAATGAGAATGTCTTAAGGATTTCCTTAGCCATGCTCCATCCTCGAGTACTCTTCAACTGTGGTGTACCCATACTTGATTTTATAGAGCCAGCGTATTTGATACTGGAGGTTTTTGAATGGTTTGTGGACTGTGAACTGCCAGTAGCCAAAGCGTACGTAGAGACAAGAGAATACAATTCTGTAGAGATTGTACTGCCTCCAGGACGACATTTTTGCAG GATCTGGGTGCACTCCCGCATGAATTGGCACGCCATGTTTCTGTCGGAGTCGTCATTATTACTTGGAACGCGTGATGTGGTTCAGTGTGCGGCAGTCAGAGAGTGCCCTTGGGCTTCCCGTTTCCTTTCAAACCTCGGCACTGCGTTCTCTAATTGGATACGAGTGAATAAATCCAGTCTCAATATGGCGGCGAATGAAAAGGATTTTCTAAA AGCTTATCAACCAGATTTGGAGTGGGACGCCAAAGTAGTGGGTTATGATAAGGCCTTAATTCACTGGATGTTCAAACAAGCATTGCAGTCTCTATTGAGTAAAAGACTCTCACCAAACGAATTTCGCGCAGTATGCACAGTTCTTAGGTCACACTTCTGCGATCCTGACTTCGGTATGCCACCAAAACCTAAGCCCCCAAAATCTTTAAGAGCCGTCGCTGATATGGATCCTTGTGATTGTGTTATGCCTGAAGTAGAAGAGGTTGAGGCTttggaagaagaaaatatgacAGAAGAACAG GTTACTGAAGAAAAACCACTAATAGATCTAGAAACAATGAATAAGCTGCTCAGCTCTCCTGAGCCACCTTCCACTTCCCAAATCTGTGACCTCGCTACTGAAGAGCTGCCATGTGGTGTACTGAAAGCTGAACGGGACAAAATTATAAGAAGACACGAGGCAGCTACATGTATTCAGGCGCATTGGCGAGGCGCTTGGGCAAGGAAGTGCATGACTGATCATTTGTTGATTACAACTGATGTTATGAAAATG ATTATGGAGAACGCCTTTGGAAATTTGGAGGCATTATCAGCCTTGATGAATGAATTCTTCCTGATGTATCCTGGAGCAAAATACGCCTACTCTGTAGCATCAGCCCTTTCTGGAGTAATTGGACTCCATCAGTACAATGGAACATCGTCCATCACTTCTAAAT gtAAATGGATCCCATACTTTCAAGGGGTATTCTACTGTCATGCACCAGTAAAAGTACATCTAGATTTGCAAAGCTCTTTACCGTACTGCACCGTTGCTGTCTACGACAATGATGATGGGAAACAGATGCCGCAAGTTTATAACGCCCATATTACTTTCCATTTTGAGCCTAATGACAACGG atacaccATAATGGGTCACGGTACTCTAAACGAACCACCAGATACTAGTTCTGAGGTCAACTGGCAACTGACAGTCCTCTCATCCACCGCAGATGTCTTCCACATCTGTGACAATGATATAGATTCGTGCAAAGAACTATACTTGCCACAGTCTAACAAGTTGCATATAGATGAAGTGTTTATACCGAATAGTAGGAATATCCTTGGTGGAGTTCAGATATCGGTGCAAAGGCAGGAGTATGTTAGTTTCAGGGCAGCTGCTACATCACCTgag ctGGAAATGGAAGCAATCCTCTACTCTACCTCGTCAGAAGGGGTTTCACAAGAATTGGGAAGATGTTCGGGCATCGGCGAGTTGTACTGGCCTTATATTAAACTTGAATCAGCTAATGTGACTTTTAGTTCGAGAAGCGTAAAGATACACTCAACGGCAAATTTTtcttta GTTCAGAGAGACGCTGTATTTGCAAGTGCCCGTTCACTGAAGACACATAAGGCGGGCGGAAAAACAAAATCGACGACCAAG ataaaggATGTCAAACCATTGGAGCCGAAGCAGTATACAATTAA agTGATAGCACCTAACGGATGGCCGCTGACGCTCGATCAGTGGACTAGAGTAAACGAAGTACGTAATATGCACGAGGAGGAAAAACTGGATATTATAGCATCAAAAAAACCAATGTCGAAGGATAGG GGTGGATCAGCAAAGGACAAAGTACTAGCACTTCTATACCAACCACAACCAGGTGATGCTTACGTGGAGCTAGAATGTTCTCTGGCGGCTGGCGGAG GATCCCAGGCCAAGCGTGATGATGAGAGGGATCTGCAATTTGCTGCTGAGAGAAAAAGTTGGGATATGCATGAGCCGGGGAGAAATTTAAGAGGATCCCAGATCAG GAAAGATTTCAGGGCGGAATTCCTCGAGATCGCGCTGCAACCGCCCTCCCCAAGCTTACGGACTGTTACGGag gaaacTTACAGCGAACTGGAAGGAGAGCAAAAAAGTAAACAATTAATTTCAGAAGATATTCGCCTTTCTCCTAATCAGCAAGGGCCTACACCTGTGACTGAAAGTGAAT TTCTAGAAAATATGTCAACCGAAAGTGAAGAAGAAACGAAATATCTAACAATGCCTGAGCAATTGAAAGACAAATTCATACCGCTCTACTATGTCCCGCTGTGTACCAAAGAAATTGAGGAAGaaag GGTTATCTTAACCCCACAACTGCTAGAAGAGGCCCAGAAGACCCGTCACATCGACAGAGAGGCGGCTTTACAGCGCATGCGTGACTTGCAGGCCTACAATGAGACGTATGTGCTGGGGAGACAGAAACACAGGTGCCAACTGCTGGAGAAACTATTTGTTG ATTCGCAATGGAACCCAGAGTTGTCCCAAGTTCTAGAAGAAAGAGATGAAGCGATCGCTCGCGAAGCTCTCAATCGCACTCTATCTGCAGCTACAAAGAAGAAGATGGAAGccaaaaaaaaatag